One genomic segment of Novisyntrophococcus fermenticellae includes these proteins:
- a CDS encoding ParB/RepB/Spo0J family partition protein, which yields MKNEKTISSVNIPIEKLHPFEENPYKVLDNDEMNMLTDSIQEHGILNPIIARPIENKTNEYEVISGHRRLHAAQKVGINEIPALIYALDRNAAVIALVDSNLHREHILPSEKANAYKLKMEALNRQGERTDLALSQVATKLDTAAEIGKQSNESRDQVFRYIRLTNLIPEILQYVDDSKIALTPAVELSFLAKEEQTALLETIESEQCTPSLSQAQQMKKLSQNGLLDMDAIFGILTAEKANQKEQIKFPYERLKQYFPNNYTPQQIEKAILKLLEDRKRNKERNNAR from the coding sequence ATGAAAAATGAAAAAACCATATCATCGGTAAATATTCCGATTGAAAAATTGCATCCGTTTGAGGAAAATCCGTATAAGGTGCTGGATAATGACGAGATGAATATGCTGACCGACAGTATTCAAGAACATGGAATTTTGAATCCCATCATCGCCCGACCGATTGAAAACAAAACAAATGAATATGAAGTAATCTCCGGTCATCGGAGATTACACGCAGCACAAAAGGTAGGAATTAACGAAATTCCTGCCTTAATTTATGCCTTGGATAGAAATGCGGCTGTTATTGCACTTGTGGATTCAAATCTGCATAGAGAACACATTTTGCCATCTGAAAAGGCTAACGCTTATAAGCTCAAAATGGAGGCTCTTAATCGGCAAGGCGAGCGGACAGATTTAGCTTTGTCGCAAGTTGCGACAAAGCTCGACACCGCTGCTGAAATTGGCAAGCAGTCTAACGAAAGCCGTGACCAAGTATTCCGCTATATCCGCTTGACCAACCTTATCCCGGAAATTTTGCAATATGTTGATGACAGCAAAATTGCTTTAACTCCGGCGGTTGAGCTTTCTTTTCTCGCCAAAGAAGAACAAACCGCTTTATTAGAAACTATTGAGTCAGAGCAATGTACACCGTCGCTTTCACAGGCTCAACAAATGAAAAAGTTATCACAAAATGGGTTGCTCGATATGGATGCAATTTTCGGTATTCTTACTGCCGAAAAAGCCAATCAGAAAGAGCAAATCAAGTTCCCATATGAACGACTAAAGCAATACTTTCCAAATAACTATACTCCTCAACAGATAGAAAAAGCAATTCTAAAACTTTTAGAAGACCGAAAACGAAACAAGGAACGAAACAACGCTCGATGA
- a CDS encoding phosphoribosylanthranilate isomerase, whose product MVKVKICGLSRPCDIEAVNEVKPEYIGFVFAESRRKVTPQQALELRKMLEPDIIPVGVFVDEKAENIVSLMQNGIIDAVQLHGSENEKYIEKLKVLIKKPIIKAIAVQNEGDVQKWAATSADYLLLDNKGGGAGLSFNWNLIGKTDKPFFLAGGMNLENIKKAIEETNPFAVDVSSGVETDGFKDPEKIKEFIKRVREWECKSV is encoded by the coding sequence ATGGTTAAGGTTAAAATTTGCGGACTTTCCCGTCCTTGTGATATTGAAGCTGTAAATGAGGTAAAACCGGAATATATAGGCTTTGTGTTCGCCGAGAGCCGCCGGAAAGTCACACCACAGCAAGCGTTGGAGTTGCGAAAAATGCTCGAGCCGGATATAATACCTGTTGGAGTTTTTGTAGATGAAAAGGCAGAGAATATCGTTTCTTTGATGCAAAATGGGATAATAGATGCTGTTCAGCTTCACGGCTCTGAAAATGAAAAATATATAGAAAAATTAAAGGTGCTGATAAAAAAGCCAATCATCAAAGCGATAGCTGTTCAAAATGAAGGTGATGTTCAAAAATGGGCAGCAACCTCAGCGGATTATTTGCTGCTTGATAATAAAGGCGGCGGTGCAGGTTTAAGTTTTAACTGGAATTTAATCGGCAAAACGGATAAGCCGTTCTTTTTAGCGGGCGGGATGAATTTAGAGAATATAAAGAAAGCTATCGAAGAAACAAATCCGTTTGCCGTAGATGTCAGCAGCGGCGTTGAAACAGACGGATTCAAAGATCCCGAAAAGATTAAAGAGTTTATAAAGAGAGTGAGAGAATGGGAATGCAAGAGCGTATAA
- a CDS encoding ribbon-helix-helix protein, CopG family, with the protein MKPKKLGRPVSENPRDIIVKFRMDSKEIKTLEECAKKLNMSRSDVIRQGISKIYADLK; encoded by the coding sequence TTGAAGCCTAAAAAATTAGGTCGCCCTGTATCTGAAAATCCGAGAGATATAATCGTCAAATTCCGCATGGACAGCAAGGAAATCAAAACGCTTGAGGAATGTGCCAAAAAGCTGAACATGAGCCGTTCTGACGTTATCCGTCAAGGGATAAGTAAGATATATGCAGACCTTAAATAA
- a CDS encoding ParM/StbA family protein — protein sequence MKNYNNRIIIGIDHGYGNIKTANCCFKTGVTVYDKEPTFKENLLIWNDKYYLIGEEHKEFAADKMLDSDYYVLTLAAIARELNICKTYCADVFIAAGLPLTWVSEQKEEFKKYLLQFETADFTFKGKEYHIRIVGADVYPQGFAAIINNLDEFNGVNMLCDIGNGTMNVMYVNDKKPDSKRCFTEKFGTNQCLLAIRENVMRVHHAAVDDSVITRVLRFGTADIDESYLKIITSTATEYVSDIFRRLRENEYDPKLMRLYVVGGGGCLIKNFGSYDKSRVVINDDICATAKGYERMLEMKLIRSGGSV from the coding sequence ATGAAAAACTATAACAACCGCATTATCATCGGCATCGATCACGGCTACGGCAACATCAAAACGGCAAACTGCTGTTTCAAAACAGGTGTCACCGTTTACGACAAGGAACCGACTTTTAAGGAAAATCTGCTTATCTGGAACGATAAGTATTACCTTATCGGTGAGGAACACAAAGAGTTTGCCGCCGATAAAATGCTGGACTCAGACTATTATGTCCTTACCCTTGCGGCGATCGCAAGAGAGCTTAATATCTGCAAAACCTACTGCGCTGATGTGTTCATTGCCGCAGGACTACCGCTGACTTGGGTTAGTGAGCAAAAAGAAGAGTTCAAAAAGTATCTTCTTCAATTTGAAACGGCAGATTTTACGTTTAAAGGTAAGGAATATCACATTCGCATTGTGGGAGCTGATGTTTATCCGCAGGGATTTGCCGCTATTATCAATAATCTCGATGAATTTAACGGCGTAAATATGCTCTGCGACATCGGTAACGGCACGATGAATGTCATGTATGTAAACGATAAAAAGCCTGATTCAAAAAGATGTTTTACCGAAAAGTTCGGCACGAATCAATGTTTACTTGCTATTCGGGAAAATGTTATGCGTGTTCATCACGCTGCAGTGGATGATTCGGTCATCACTCGTGTTCTCCGATTTGGCACTGCGGATATTGATGAAAGCTATCTCAAAATCATTACCAGCACGGCGACAGAATATGTCAGCGACATTTTCCGCAGGCTCCGTGAAAATGAATACGATCCAAAATTGATGCGATTATATGTTGTCGGTGGCGGCGGTTGCCTTATCAAAAATTTTGGCAGTTACGATAAAAGTCGGGTCGTAATCAATGACGATATTTGCGCTACTGCCAAAGGGTATGAGCGGATGCTTGAAATGAAGCTTATTCGTAGTGGTGGGAGTGTATGA
- a CDS encoding cysteine-rich VLP domain-containing protein, which produces MLKTTPAQAKRIHRLVRKACCNFYHGDCLLLDDGESHKCVQLISIHGIYCNYFLSAVLPAEKEMYGEICKNQNLTATMQQKGNDYEKL; this is translated from the coding sequence GTGTTAAAAACGACCCCGGCACAGGCAAAACGGATTCATAGGTTGGTCAGGAAAGCGTGTTGTAACTTTTATCACGGTGACTGCTTGCTCCTCGATGATGGTGAAAGTCATAAGTGCGTGCAGCTCATCAGTATCCACGGAATTTATTGCAACTATTTTCTCAGTGCCGTTCTACCAGCCGAAAAAGAAATGTACGGTGAAATCTGTAAAAACCAAAATTTAACCGCTACAATGCAGCAGAAAGGAAACGACTATGAAAAACTATAA
- the trpB gene encoding tryptophan synthase subunit beta has product MKKGRFGNYGGQYIPETLMNAVGELEKAYLHYKDDPDFQKELTGLLHNYAGRPSLLYFADKMTKDLGGAKIYLKREDLNHTGSHKINNVLGQVLLAKKMGKTRVIAETGAGQHGVATATAATLLGLECEIFMGKEDTERQALNVFRMELLGAKVHAVTSGTMTLKDAVNETMREWTSRIDDTHYVLGSVMGPHPFPMMVRDFQKVISKEIKEQILGAENKLPDAVVACVGGGSNAIGAFYEFIDDPSVRLIGCEAAGLGVDNPKNAATMANGTIGIFHGMKSYFCQDEYGQIAPVYSISAGLDYPGIGPEHAHLSDIKRAEYVPVTDEEAVEAFEYLSRTEGIIPAVESAHALAYTKKIAPAMQKDQIIVVNLSGRGDKDVASIARYKGVSIHE; this is encoded by the coding sequence ATAAAAAAAGGTAGATTCGGAAATTACGGCGGTCAGTATATTCCCGAAACATTGATGAATGCTGTGGGAGAACTTGAAAAGGCATATCTGCATTATAAAGATGACCCGGATTTTCAAAAAGAACTTACCGGTTTACTCCATAATTATGCCGGACGACCATCGCTTTTATATTTCGCTGATAAAATGACTAAGGATTTAGGCGGAGCAAAGATTTACCTGAAGCGAGAGGATTTAAACCATACCGGTTCCCACAAAATTAACAATGTTTTAGGGCAGGTTTTGCTTGCGAAAAAAATGGGCAAGACCCGTGTTATTGCCGAAACCGGTGCAGGACAGCATGGCGTTGCGACTGCCACTGCGGCGACGTTGTTAGGACTCGAATGTGAAATTTTTATGGGTAAAGAGGATACTGAACGGCAAGCGTTGAACGTATTTAGAATGGAACTGCTTGGCGCGAAGGTTCACGCTGTAACCAGCGGAACAATGACGCTTAAAGACGCTGTAAATGAAACCATGCGTGAATGGACATCGCGGATAGACGATACGCATTATGTACTTGGTTCAGTTATGGGACCGCACCCGTTTCCTATGATGGTACGCGATTTCCAAAAAGTTATAAGTAAAGAGATTAAGGAGCAAATACTTGGAGCCGAAAATAAATTGCCCGACGCTGTGGTTGCCTGCGTAGGCGGCGGCAGTAATGCGATAGGCGCGTTTTATGAATTTATTGATGATCCGTCTGTCAGGCTCATAGGCTGCGAAGCCGCAGGGTTGGGTGTGGATAATCCCAAGAATGCCGCGACAATGGCAAATGGGACAATCGGTATTTTTCATGGCATGAAATCTTATTTTTGTCAGGATGAATACGGACAAATAGCGCCTGTGTATTCTATTTCGGCCGGTCTTGACTATCCGGGTATCGGTCCGGAACACGCGCATCTCTCCGATATCAAACGGGCTGAATATGTGCCGGTTACGGACGAGGAAGCGGTGGAAGCGTTTGAATATCTGTCGCGTACCGAAGGGATTATTCCAGCGGTAGAAAGCGCCCATGCGCTGGCTTATACAAAAAAAATCGCGCCAGCCATGCAAAAAGATCAGATAATTGTTGTAAACCTGTCCGGCAGAGGCGACAAGGATGTCGCTTCTATCGCACGATACAAAGGGGTGAGTATTCATGAATAG
- a CDS encoding relaxase/mobilization nuclease domain-containing protein → MATTGFWPVKGSLKDVIEYARNPDKTTAKKFLDDDLFKALRYVENDDKTDKQMFVSGINCNTKQAYERMMATKKRYGNRGTNVAYHGFQSFREGEVTPAEAHAIGMETARKMWGDEYEIIVTTHLNTNKLHNHMVVNSVSFKTGRKFENHISDHYRLREISDAVCIEHGKSVLKDAPFYGGEKGAYWIHKNGGMTHRDILKRDIESVLKFSRNSQDFQIRLKALGYQFIRGDDKYQHLSVKAPDWKKSIRLDSLGYTKAVINSRFDKNREDKYFFNIHTYKAPYKPKQFPLLELEKRLSWEIDHSKDGVVVLVDVIFYIILQLILLAKESPPEQRSQPLSPSIRMEVTKLHQIQKEYTLLAVNEIHSAEELFSFVGGISGQIKTLEAQRQQYRNQIRRCHSPEIEMELKQKCMDISKKIKPLRDKLRIAESITERYPKLQNLLKTEHQMEKDALQKERQRGR, encoded by the coding sequence GTGGCAACCACTGGGTTTTGGCCTGTTAAAGGCAGCCTGAAAGATGTTATAGAATATGCCCGCAATCCGGACAAAACCACTGCAAAAAAATTCCTTGATGATGATTTGTTTAAAGCACTGCGTTATGTTGAAAACGATGACAAAACCGATAAGCAAATGTTTGTAAGTGGTATTAACTGTAACACCAAACAAGCATATGAGCGAATGATGGCAACGAAAAAGCGGTATGGCAACCGAGGAACTAATGTTGCATATCATGGTTTTCAATCTTTTAGAGAAGGAGAAGTTACTCCGGCAGAGGCACATGCTATCGGCATGGAAACAGCAAGAAAAATGTGGGGCGATGAGTATGAAATAATCGTTACAACACATTTGAACACAAACAAGCTTCACAATCACATGGTCGTGAACTCCGTTTCTTTCAAAACCGGACGGAAGTTTGAGAATCATATATCCGACCATTACCGTTTACGTGAAATTTCCGACGCTGTTTGTATAGAACATGGCAAATCTGTTTTGAAAGATGCGCCGTTCTACGGCGGCGAAAAAGGCGCTTATTGGATTCACAAAAACGGCGGCATGACGCACAGGGATATTTTGAAACGGGATATAGAATCGGTTTTGAAGTTTTCTCGTAATTCGCAAGATTTTCAAATTCGCTTGAAAGCACTTGGTTATCAGTTTATCCGTGGTGATGACAAGTATCAACATCTTTCTGTTAAAGCGCCTGATTGGAAAAAGTCGATTCGCTTGGACAGTCTTGGATATACAAAAGCTGTAATCAATTCTCGCTTTGATAAAAATCGTGAAGACAAGTATTTCTTTAATATTCACACTTACAAAGCGCCATATAAACCAAAACAGTTTCCGTTACTTGAATTGGAGAAGCGGCTAAGCTGGGAAATTGACCATTCAAAAGATGGTGTTGTAGTTTTGGTTGACGTTATCTTTTATATCATCTTACAATTGATATTGCTTGCTAAAGAATCGCCGCCGGAGCAGCGCAGTCAACCGCTATCGCCGTCAATCCGTATGGAAGTCACCAAGCTTCATCAGATACAAAAGGAATATACGCTCCTCGCCGTAAATGAAATTCATTCGGCTGAGGAGCTTTTTTCATTTGTGGGTGGTATTTCGGGGCAGATAAAAACGCTGGAAGCACAGCGGCAGCAGTATCGTAATCAAATTCGCCGTTGCCATTCGCCGGAAATAGAAATGGAGCTAAAACAAAAATGTATGGATATATCCAAAAAAATTAAACCGTTGCGTGACAAACTCCGCATCGCAGAAAGCATTACCGAGCGTTATCCCAAATTACAAAATTTATTAAAAACCGAGCATCAAATGGAAAAAGATGCCCTACAAAAAGAAAGACAAAGAGGTAGATAA
- a CDS encoding RNA dependent RNA polymerase, which translates to MKYKIYELSARAIMRYAVEASSGIYTYNLSEDATNRCISFSAPTMQDDCALFFQIMCVLHGDDFKMPVGVDIIPDLSDILITVDFSGIFDRQAVQKKYIDRQIQAESMFRPDGITLDFGKGAYKYLAFERSASMSRNSRLSFIREDFYEHVRRRIMLGMQIGMCQLSKLYAYNGLMLTSGFRISNMDIWDEKRIVIVDNPITPVYEAKYITVEDDGSDNPMRKYHRVEKKDDVEVIEFDGEGLVSREFAEKMDIEFCGKHIHNSFQIRMPYIKGVVHEVDFKSLFAELGVPYIVDIWGVKHQVQDVVLILTKSMFKGFGWMTENGLSWTEYLDRCKKYHHSLYISGVNQVESQEYTELNYQFLNTVPMTAEEFRPLDLTLGWKHSPEEDKRHWITKDTEIAYWKLAADPTSRKEYFLNALNAQNADKRSILLAKILQKNPLFINESIYANELDNKAKSLLKQYAIGRLNIAGDNRYLSGDLMRFILMLVKSVADVDDEYMGVMIRLQNECYRETVAYAPGAVYPQSESYTLLRNPHIARNEEAIVSAPDYIGLLRQKYLSHLNYVIMVDSRTLIPERLGGADFDGDMIKTIADPLLNACVTRNYKENDFDTYSHQSSIPLLKIPSANALACDANDWQARFETIKSTFSTRIGQICNAAFDRSIIAYDENSSAEDRERLQRETEMLEILTGLEIDSVKSGIKPDLTEFLNQKTVSRSSFLKYKSLVGEDDSREWYEPTKNKKLKRFFDSIDWDIVTSNVERLPYLAKMLEENTPKIKAKPAEDAELFVFARKSGWKELLDSSAMEYMQTLIADYEEALNRIRRNWHIGDIKMIRRNDIERILYARGQENDFTTDELYAVFSLCDARRINDLRKLLTEEQWHLMLPEGREQFLDLFLPYDTPQQYYDFFSDFRFGGYRILGDIICDLDDMFTAEELKKNRLHRKGDSAFLKYLIEGYEHMRSVDYIEAVSKKCRTYINGIKTKNKASMDLDTALQCAIALGKRKFAFEVLLDRIEQNAIKGR; encoded by the coding sequence TTGAAATATAAAATCTACGAGTTATCCGCCAGAGCGATCATGCGTTATGCGGTCGAAGCATCAAGCGGAATTTACACATACAACCTCAGTGAAGATGCCACGAACCGTTGTATTTCTTTTTCTGCGCCCACGATGCAGGACGATTGTGCTTTGTTCTTCCAGATCATGTGCGTCCTTCATGGCGACGATTTCAAGATGCCGGTTGGCGTAGACATTATTCCTGACCTTTCAGATATTCTCATAACTGTGGATTTTTCCGGTATATTTGACCGACAAGCAGTCCAGAAAAAATATATCGACCGGCAAATACAAGCCGAATCCATGTTCCGCCCCGACGGAATTACGCTGGATTTCGGAAAAGGAGCATATAAATATCTCGCCTTCGAACGCAGCGCAAGTATGAGCCGAAACTCACGGCTATCATTTATTCGTGAAGATTTTTATGAGCATGTTCGCCGTCGGATTATGCTGGGTATGCAAATTGGTATGTGCCAACTCAGCAAACTGTATGCCTACAACGGACTGATGCTCACGAGTGGTTTTCGTATTTCTAATATGGATATTTGGGATGAAAAGCGTATTGTCATTGTGGATAATCCGATTACGCCTGTTTATGAAGCGAAGTATATCACAGTCGAGGACGACGGCAGCGATAATCCCATGCGGAAATATCACCGTGTAGAGAAAAAAGACGATGTAGAAGTAATCGAATTTGATGGCGAGGGTCTTGTATCCCGTGAATTTGCTGAAAAGATGGACATAGAATTTTGCGGCAAGCACATCCATAACTCTTTTCAAATTCGTATGCCGTATATCAAAGGTGTTGTGCATGAAGTGGATTTTAAATCGCTTTTTGCAGAGCTTGGAGTGCCTTATATAGTAGATATTTGGGGAGTTAAACATCAGGTACAGGATGTTGTCCTGATTCTCACAAAAAGTATGTTCAAAGGCTTTGGCTGGATGACCGAAAACGGATTATCGTGGACAGAATATCTTGACCGTTGCAAAAAATATCACCATTCGCTGTATATTTCTGGCGTCAATCAGGTTGAGTCACAAGAGTACACAGAGCTGAACTATCAGTTTTTGAATACTGTTCCCATGACAGCAGAGGAATTTCGACCGTTGGATTTGACGCTTGGCTGGAAGCACAGCCCTGAAGAAGATAAACGGCATTGGATTACAAAAGATACCGAAATTGCCTATTGGAAGCTTGCCGCCGACCCCACCAGCCGAAAAGAATATTTTTTGAATGCTTTGAACGCCCAAAACGCTGACAAACGAAGCATATTGCTTGCAAAAATATTGCAAAAGAATCCACTGTTCATTAATGAATCTATCTATGCAAACGAACTGGACAACAAGGCAAAGAGCCTGCTCAAGCAATACGCCATCGGCAGGCTAAATATCGCCGGGGATAACCGGTATCTTTCGGGTGATTTGATGAGGTTTATTTTAATGCTTGTAAAATCCGTCGCTGATGTAGATGATGAGTATATGGGCGTGATGATAAGGTTACAAAACGAATGTTATCGGGAAACGGTGGCTTATGCGCCCGGTGCTGTCTATCCGCAAAGTGAAAGCTATACGCTGCTGCGCAATCCGCATATCGCCCGAAATGAAGAAGCGATTGTATCCGCTCCGGATTATATCGGGCTGCTCCGGCAAAAGTACCTTTCACATCTAAACTATGTTATCATGGTGGATTCACGCACATTGATTCCGGAACGGCTCGGCGGCGCTGATTTTGACGGTGATATGATTAAGACAATCGCTGATCCTCTTTTGAACGCTTGTGTAACACGCAACTACAAAGAAAATGATTTTGACACTTACAGTCATCAAAGCAGCATCCCGCTTTTAAAGATTCCATCTGCAAACGCTTTGGCTTGTGATGCGAATGATTGGCAGGCTCGATTTGAAACAATCAAAAGCACTTTCTCTACCAGAATAGGTCAAATTTGCAATGCCGCTTTTGACCGCAGTATCATCGCTTATGATGAAAATTCATCAGCAGAAGATCGTGAGCGTTTGCAGCGTGAAACAGAAATGCTGGAAATCCTTACCGGACTTGAGATTGATTCTGTGAAAAGCGGTATTAAGCCGGACTTAACAGAGTTTCTAAACCAAAAGACGGTCAGCCGCAGCTCTTTTCTCAAATACAAAAGCTTGGTTGGCGAGGACGATAGCCGAGAATGGTATGAACCCACAAAAAACAAAAAGCTGAAACGGTTTTTTGATTCGATTGATTGGGATATCGTTACTTCCAATGTGGAGCGGCTTCCATATCTCGCAAAAATGCTGGAGGAAAACACGCCGAAAATAAAAGCAAAGCCAGCGGAAGATGCTGAACTTTTCGTCTTTGCACGAAAGTCAGGCTGGAAAGAACTGCTTGACTCGTCAGCGATGGAATATATGCAAACTTTAATTGCGGATTACGAGGAAGCACTCAACCGTATTCGTCGGAACTGGCATATCGGAGACATAAAAATGATTCGCAGAAACGATATTGAACGGATTTTATATGCCCGTGGACAGGAAAACGATTTTACAACGGATGAATTATATGCGGTTTTTAGCTTGTGTGATGCAAGACGAATCAATGATTTACGCAAGCTGCTAACCGAAGAACAGTGGCATTTGATGCTTCCGGAAGGACGGGAACAATTTCTCGATTTGTTTTTGCCGTATGATACACCGCAGCAATATTATGATTTTTTCTCTGATTTCCGTTTTGGTGGATATCGTATATTGGGTGACATCATTTGTGATCTTGATGATATGTTCACAGCAGAGGAATTAAAGAAAAACCGTCTGCACCGTAAAGGTGACAGTGCGTTTTTGAAATACCTGATTGAGGGTTACGAGCACATGCGTTCTGTGGATTATATTGAAGCTGTATCAAAAAAGTGCAGAACGTACATTAATGGGATAAAGACCAAAAACAAAGCGTCCATGGATTTGGATACCGCTTTACAATGCGCCATTGCATTGGGTAAACGGAAATTTGCGTTTGAAGTTTTACTGGATAGAATTGAGCAAAATGCCATAAAGGGACGGTGA
- the trpC gene encoding indole-3-glycerol phosphate synthase TrpC yields the protein MSILQEIAIRTKERIAEQKKLQPFEEVIELARSASCGGFLFEEALKSKDMAFICEIKKASPSKGIIAEDFPYLDIAKEYEAAGASAISVLTEPYYFKGNGSYLREIADIVSIPLLRKDFTVDSYMIYEAKVLGASAVLLICSILDKDTLAEYIDIAHSLGLSALVETHSEEEILMALNAGARIIGVNNRNLKTFEVDITLSERLRKMIPHDKLFVSESGIKSPEDVAALRKIGADAALIGETIMRSNDKKAEIIRLRGDVYG from the coding sequence ATGAGTATTTTACAGGAAATCGCAATTCGTACAAAAGAGAGAATCGCTGAACAAAAGAAACTGCAACCGTTTGAAGAAGTCATAGAGCTTGCACGCTCTGCCAGTTGCGGTGGTTTTCTCTTTGAAGAAGCATTAAAATCTAAAGATATGGCTTTTATATGTGAAATAAAAAAAGCGTCGCCGTCAAAAGGCATTATAGCGGAGGATTTTCCCTACCTGGACATCGCCAAAGAATATGAAGCGGCAGGCGCATCTGCAATTTCGGTACTAACTGAACCGTATTATTTCAAGGGCAACGGCAGTTATCTTCGCGAAATCGCCGATATAGTTTCCATCCCATTGCTGCGCAAGGATTTTACTGTTGACAGCTACATGATTTACGAAGCGAAGGTTCTCGGCGCAAGTGCTGTCTTGCTCATTTGTTCCATACTGGACAAAGATACTCTCGCCGAGTATATTGACATTGCTCACAGTCTTGGACTTTCCGCGCTCGTGGAAACACACAGCGAAGAAGAAATTCTAATGGCGCTCAATGCCGGTGCGAGAATCATAGGTGTTAATAATAGAAACCTTAAAACTTTTGAGGTTGATATAACTTTAAGTGAACGGCTCAGAAAAATGATTCCACATGATAAACTGTTTGTTTCTGAAAGCGGTATAAAGTCACCCGAAGATGTTGCAGCGTTGCGAAAAATAGGCGCGGATGCCGCTTTGATTGGAGAGACAATTATGCGGAGCAATGATAAAAAAGCGGAAATAATTCGTCTGCGGGGTGATGTGTATGGTTAA
- the trpA gene encoding tryptophan synthase subunit alpha, with product MNRISKAIENKKTFIAFITGGDPDIETTEKLIVAMAESGVDIIEIGIPFSDPVAEGIVIQQADERALANGCTVDKLFQMIKRVRTKVDIPLLFMTYINPIFVYGKERFIEKCADCEIDGIIVPDLPFEEKDELEDDCTKHGIYQISMIAPTSQERIKKIAKNAEGFLYCVSSLGVTGVRSEISGNIIDMISQARKVSSVPCAIGFGISTPEQARDMASLSDGVIIGSAIVKLVAEYGRESIEPVKQFVSSIKDVI from the coding sequence ATGAATAGAATTTCTAAGGCAATCGAAAATAAAAAGACATTCATAGCGTTTATCACAGGCGGCGATCCTGATATTGAAACAACGGAAAAACTGATAGTCGCAATGGCTGAATCGGGCGTAGATATTATTGAGATCGGCATTCCATTTTCCGATCCTGTTGCTGAAGGCATTGTTATTCAGCAAGCCGATGAACGGGCACTCGCAAACGGCTGCACGGTTGATAAATTGTTTCAGATGATAAAAAGAGTCAGAACAAAAGTGGATATTCCGCTATTGTTTATGACATACATAAACCCTATATTCGTTTATGGTAAGGAACGGTTTATCGAAAAGTGCGCCGACTGCGAGATTGACGGTATCATTGTCCCTGATCTGCCGTTTGAAGAAAAAGATGAATTAGAGGATGATTGTACAAAACACGGAATTTATCAAATTTCTATGATCGCACCGACATCGCAGGAACGAATTAAAAAGATCGCGAAAAACGCCGAGGGGTTTCTTTACTGTGTATCTTCGCTTGGCGTCACCGGAGTGCGTAGTGAAATCAGCGGAAATATCATCGATATGATCTCGCAGGCAAGAAAAGTTTCATCTGTTCCTTGTGCCATTGGATTTGGAATATCGACTCCGGAGCAAGCCCGGGATATGGCATCGTTATCGGATGGAGTTATCATTGGGAGTGCAATTGTTAAGCTGGTTGCGGAATATGGCAGAGAAAGTATTGAGCCAGTGAAGCAATTTGTGAGTAGTATTAAAGATGTTATATAA
- a CDS encoding plasmid mobilization protein codes for MNEIKNNNLYIRVSDKEKKRIEAIANKSGLSVSEYLRQRAFKYEPKAVLPEDFYKFIGKLDVLCDSNFSEETENKLLELLDEITTEFILPRKEAK; via the coding sequence ATGAATGAAATTAAAAATAACAATCTTTATATTCGTGTAAGCGATAAAGAGAAAAAGCGTATTGAAGCAATAGCAAACAAATCCGGGTTGTCGGTTTCTGAGTATCTTCGCCAACGTGCATTTAAATATGAGCCGAAAGCGGTCTTGCCGGAGGATTTCTATAAATTTATCGGTAAACTGGATGTGCTCTGTGATTCCAATTTTTCAGAAGAAACGGAAAACAAACTTCTTGAACTATTAGATGAAATCACCACAGAATTTATTCTGCCGAGAAAAGAGGCGAAATAA